Proteins found in one Panicum hallii strain FIL2 chromosome 4, PHallii_v3.1, whole genome shotgun sequence genomic segment:
- the LOC112888613 gene encoding pentatricopeptide repeat-containing protein At4g21065-like, with product MLPSVLSKSTTSPSPAHLHRLLPASSYHTTTPLRLAPISAPSPLPLPPPAQSPSFLSPCPSPSHNHYATTLRSCVLSRAVRPGRQLHARLLVSGLGLDTALATRLVDLYASCGHVSHARRLFDGMHQQRNVFLWNVLIRSYARDGPHEAAIEMYRAMLAHGGVEPDNFTYPPVLKACATLLDLGAGREVHERVAHTQWAADVFVRAGIIDMYAKCGCVDEARAVFDGTTVRDAVLWNSMIAACGQNGRPAEALALCRDMAAEGVGPTIATLVSAISAAADAAALPRGRELHGYGWRRAFGLQDKLKTSLLDMYAKSGLVRVARVVFEQLVHRDLISWNSMICGYGMHGHADEALALFSKMRSVGQVMPDNITFVGVLSACNHGGMVNEAKEFFDLMVNVYSIKPTVQHYTCLVDVLGHSGKFKEALDLINGMLVEPDSGIWGALLNGCKIHKNVELAELALQKLIELEPEDAGNYVLLSNIYAQSGEWEQAARMRKLMTGRGLKKIIACSWIELKGKSHGFLVGDASHPRSDEIYEELERLEGLISQAGYVPDTAPVFHNVEDDEKRNMVRGHSERLAIAFGLISTPPGTKLLVTKNLRVCEDCHVVIKLISQIVQREIIIRDVNRYHHFVNGECSCKDHW from the coding sequence ATGCTGCCCTCCGTCCTCTCAAAATCAACAACCTCGCCGTCTCCCGCTCacctccaccgcctcctccccgcCTCTTCCTACCACACGACCACCCCTCTCCGACTGGCACCCATTAGCGCACCCTCTCCACTTCCACTTCCACCTCCAGCCCAAAgcccctccttcctttccccgtGTCCATCTCCTTCGCACAACCACTACGCCACCACCCTCCGATCCTGCGTCCTCTCCAGAGCCGTCCGGCCCGGCCGGCAGCTCCACGCCAGACTCCTGGTCTCCGGCCTCGGCCTAGACACCGCCCTCGCCACCAGGCTTGTCGACCTCTACGCCTCCTGCGGCCATGTGTCCCACGCGCGGCGCCTGTTCGACGGAATGCACCAGCAGCGGAACGTCTTCCTGTGGAACGTCCTCATCCGTTCCTACGCGCGGGACGGGCCCCACGAGGCGGCCATCGAGATGTACCGCGCGATGCTGGCCCATGGCGGCGTGGAGCCGGATAACTTCACGTACCCGCCGGTGCTCAAGGCGTGCGCCACGCTTCTGGACCTGGGCGCCGGGCGGGAGGTGCACGAGCGCGTGGCGCACACACAGTGGGCCGCAGATGTGTTCGTGCGCGCAGGGATCATCGACATGTACGCTAAGTGCGGGTGCGTGGACGAGGCTCGCGCTGTGTTCGACGGGACCACGGTGAGGGACGCCGTGCTGTGGAACTCAATGATCGCGGCATGTGGGCAGAACGGGCGACCGGCGGAGGCGCTTGCTCTTTGCCGTGATATGGCAGCAGAAGGCGTTGGGCCAACAATTGCTACTCTGGTCAGCGCGATATCTGCTGCAGCTGATGCGGCAGCCCTGCCCAGAGGGAGGGAGCTGCATGGGTACGGTTGGAGGAGAGCGTTCGGGTTACAGGACAAGCTGAAGACTTCCCTTCTGGACATGTATGCCAAGAGCGGTTTGGTCAGGGTGGCACGTGTTGTCTTTGAGCAGCTTGTGCACAGAGATCTTATTTCCTGGAATTCCATGATCTGTGGATACGGGATGCACGGCCATGCTGATGAAGCACTTGCACTATTTAGCAAGATGAGGAGTGTAGGTCAAGTGATGCCTGACAATATCACTTTTGTTGGGGTTCTATCCGCTTGTAACCATGGAGGGATGGTAAATGAAGCGAAAGAATTCTTCGATCTGATGGTGAATGTGTATTCCATCAAGCCGACAGTGCAGCATTACACTTGCCTTGTAGATGTCCTTGGTCACTCTGGTAAATTCAAAGAAGCTCTCGATCTCATCAATGGGATGTTGGTGGAACCAGATTCAGGGATATGGGGTGCACTGCTAAATGGTTGTAAGATCCACAAAAATGTTGAGCTAGCTGAATTAGCCCTGCAGAAATTGATTGAACTGGAGCCTGAAGATGCTGGTAATTATGTGCTTTTATCAAATATATATGCGCAGTCTGGGGAATGGGAACAAGCTGCAAGGATGAGGAAGCTGATGACTGGTAGAGGCTTGAAGAAGATAATTGCTTGTAGCTGGATCGAATTGAAAGGAAAATCTCACGGGTTTCTTGTTGGTGATGCTTCTCATCCTAGATCAGATGAAATATATGAAGAGTTGGAGAGATTGGAAGGTCTCATAAGTCAAGCTGGCTATGTGCCTGACACCGCACCAGTTTTCCATAATGTGGAAGATGATGAAAAGCGGAACATGGTAAGGGGCCACAGCGAGAGGTTGGCTATTGCATTTGGACTCATTAGCACACCCCCTGGGACAAAGCTGCTTGTGACAAAAAATCTTCGAGTTTGTGAGGACTGTCATGTTGTCATCAAGTTGATTTCACAAATTGTGCAGCGTGAAATTATCATAAGAGATGTTAACCGCTACCATCACTTTGTAAATGGTGAATGCTCCTGCAAAGACCATTGGTAA